The following proteins are co-located in the Planococcus plakortidis genome:
- a CDS encoding potassium channel family protein produces the protein MISLVLTLRRLLSAIARIGKEPLFRTLLLTLAFIVLSGTLFYYQIEGWSLFDAFYFAFVSLIPAGVDTGLVPRGNLSRSFTMIYLAVGVGVMVMVLIRLGYAVLKLERPEQLDVKPQAKAAPKQKTKGK, from the coding sequence ATGATTTCACTCGTATTGACCTTAAGGCGCTTGCTGTCAGCCATTGCCCGCATTGGCAAAGAGCCCTTGTTCAGGACCTTGCTGCTGACTTTGGCATTCATCGTGCTGTCGGGGACCTTGTTCTATTATCAAATCGAAGGGTGGTCCTTATTTGATGCCTTTTACTTCGCGTTCGTCAGCCTCATTCCGGCTGGAGTCGATACGGGTCTCGTGCCGCGCGGCAATTTAAGCCGAAGTTTCACGATGATTTATCTGGCAGTTGGCGTCGGTGTAATGGTCATGGTGTTGATTCGCTTGGGCTATGCGGTTTTGAAATTAGAGCGGCCCGAGCAGCTGGACGTAAAACCGCAAGCTAAGGCGGCACCGAAACAGAAAACTAAAGGGAAATAG
- a CDS encoding peptide-methionine (S)-S-oxide reductase has product MYFAGGCLWGVQAFIKTLPGVESTEAGRANGKTQSLEGDYDGYAECVKTTFDPSRVSVQELMGYFFEIIDPYSVNKQGEDVGEKYRTGVYSETPAHLTFAKAFINERSDSDRIAVEVLPLENYIASAAEHQDRLDRCPDDYCHIPTALLTKYA; this is encoded by the coding sequence ATTTATTTTGCAGGCGGATGCCTATGGGGCGTTCAGGCGTTCATCAAGACCTTACCGGGTGTCGAATCGACCGAAGCAGGACGGGCGAACGGGAAGACGCAATCGCTTGAAGGCGATTACGATGGCTACGCGGAATGCGTCAAAACCACATTCGACCCTTCACGCGTATCGGTCCAGGAATTGATGGGGTATTTCTTTGAAATCATCGATCCGTATAGTGTCAATAAACAAGGCGAGGATGTCGGCGAGAAATACAGAACCGGCGTCTACAGCGAAACGCCTGCGCATTTAACGTTTGCGAAAGCCTTTATTAACGAACGTTCGGATTCGGATCGTATCGCAGTTGAAGTGTTGCCGCTTGAGAATTACATAGCCAGTGCAGCGGAGCATCAGGACCGTTTGGACAGATGCCCCGATGATTATTGCCATATCCCCACAGCGTTATTGACCAAGTATGCGTAA